From a region of the Babylonia areolata isolate BAREFJ2019XMU chromosome 25, ASM4173473v1, whole genome shotgun sequence genome:
- the LOC143299648 gene encoding centromere protein P-like, with protein sequence MFTRQRAAPSDGGDRPAMQDVLDEEMKNKQIINDLENEIQLLEQRLKQFRDDGKQPQDVTSPLPSLESVTKEIHELEQLVKENEILSGVTISETSHSVLEQGTASSLRQHSISGEAGGMQFKLQYDVCEYFDKTQAGKPNAEVTTLDMDVRDDMVALLKPHLYSVATELNVRDLFQLMSSYGRWIEDRERAINHFATTFPELVQRVDANDEAHNISIVMVDPKHDVKFHITWGLRVLAMRSVVPDLQLQVEAYPEVIARDKKGVLESAPEVFQMMLKKFGIESALHMLVKLLDEP encoded by the exons ATGTTTACAAGGCAGCGAGCGGCGCCATCAGATGGTGGAGATAGGCCTGCAATGCAGGATGTACTGGacgaagaaatgaaaaacaaacaaattatcaATGATCTCGAAAATGAAATCCAGCTATTGGAACAGCGGCTGAAGCAGTTCAG aGATGATGGGAAACAGCCACAAGATGTcacatcaccactgccatcactggAATCTGTCACAAAGGAGATACATGAACTGGAGCAGCTG GTCAAGGAAAATGAAATACTGTCAGGCGTGACCATATCAGAAACATCTCATTCCGTGCTTGAGCAAG GCACAGCATCTTCATTGAGACAGCACAGTATATCAGGGGAAGCAGGAGGAATGCAGTTTAAGCTTCAGTATGACGTATGTGAATATTTTGACAAG ACACAGGCGGGAAAGCCAAATGCTGAGGTGACAACCTTAGACATGGATGTCAGGGATGATATGGTGGCTCTTCTCAAGCCCCATTTGTACAG TGTTGCAACTGAACTGAATGTCCGAGATCTTTTCCAATTGATGTCATCATATGGGCGCTGGATTGAAGACCGTGAAAGAGCCATCAACCACTTTGCAACCACCTTTCCAGAACTGGTGCAGCGCGTAGATGCTAATGATGAAGCACACAACATCAGCATAGTGATGGTAGACCCCAAGCATGA tgtgaagTTTCACATTACATGGGGATTGAGAGTGCTGGCCATGAGAAGTGTTGTGCCAGATCTTCAGCTTCAGGTGGAAGCTTACCCAGAAG tgATTGCAAGGGACAAGAAAGGTGTTTTGGAATCAGCCCCTGAAGTTTTCCAAATGATGTTGAAAAAGTTTGGAATTGAATCAGCCCTCCACATGCTGGTTAAACTGCTGGATGAACCATAG